The following is a genomic window from Oncorhynchus kisutch isolate 150728-3 linkage group LG6, Okis_V2, whole genome shotgun sequence.
attaggGTTTTAGTGATACAAAGCATTACATCACAATCAATTGAACTTTGATAGAACTAATTCCCCTACATGTGTGCttgcaggggcgcaactttggttttagaagtgcgGGGggacatgtttattttttttatccattcGGATGAACACTCCAAACAGCATACCCgacgcatggtcctaaagcacaccgttgcctagttttgtatcacattccaatgagaACTGGGGTgaaaaaaatgcaatttcagtgAAAGTTGCACCACTGTTTGTATATGCGTGTACATCCATACCGTAGCTAGAAGTGGTGCTCCAAAGGCATTAGGAGTAGCAGAGCCAAATACATCATCAAATAGGTTCTGGTTGAGACCTGCTGCTGCTGGAGCAAGGAATGTGGCTGGAGTAGGGGCAAATGCATCCAGGAGCCCTGGCCCAGGGACCACTGCAAGAGATATCATGGGTACAGAGTGCAGTGGGGCTGGTTTGGGTGggtctagagacagagagaagggggtaaTCAGGTGGATTCAAATGTATGTATACTCAGTGGACATTAAgataatcctagtaaagattaaTTTATCATAAATGTAGTCTTCTCCAAATCAATTGACAGGAATTTAAAATCCTAAATAACTGCCATTACCATTGGCAATAATTGAAATCCGACTCTGAATTTCAAAGTCGTCATAATCCGCAATTTCCTGGGGCACGCCCACTTTGCTGGAGAAGTACTGGGCAAACACCCCATCCCCATTGGTGCTTGGGGCGGCAGACCCGGGTATCTGTTCCCCTTTCCTTGCTGGGATGGCTGGAGGCTTGGCAATCTGGAAGTCCTTGAACATGTCCTTCccactcttcttctccttctcccctcccagTGGGTCCAGAGCTGTGAAGGCACTGGGTTCCACCTTAGCTGGGGCCTCCTTTACTGGTGGCCGGGGTGGGGGCCGTGGTGGACCCTGCAGCATACCCTGTGGAGGGCCTCCCATCATGGTGTAAGGCTCGGGCTGGAAGAGGTTAGCCATAGGAGGCTGGCCCCAGCCTGGTGCACCCATGGGCCCTGCAGGTGCAGGCTGTCCCCAAGCCTGGCTGACTGGTGGGGCCCCATAGGGGGATGGCATCTGCTGGCCCCAGGGGGCTGGAGGTATGGGCAGGGCACTGAAGGCAGATGGCTGGGGGAAGGTGGGCTGGGGGTTGGGGAGTGTGACCCCTCCTGGCATGGTGAACATGGAAGAGGCTGGGGCTCCCCATGGTGATGGGGCGGTCCGAGGGATGGTGACTGAAGGGGGACCCAACTGCAACGCTcctggagaggagagcgagaacAGAGGGTGATGCATTTAGGTTTGGTTACAGTAGGTAGCCTACTGGCTACAAATCAACAGAATCTAACACACTAGCTAGTATGCACACTACTGAGCGGTGTCCAGCTGAGCCATGCCGTACTGCTCTAGCCTGATTACACATGAAACATAGTTGCTGGAGCTACACAGCTACGGATGCAGATTTTACCACTTTATAGAACTAACATGCGTCAACACTGCATGGGTAGCATCATTGACTATTTCGAGCCAATGGTAACACTAGTCTTACCGAGAGCTGcaatggaggaggtggtgggacTGAAGAGGCCATTGGAGGCAGACGAGCTGTCAGGCTGACTGGGAGCAGCAAACATGTCAGCCCCAAACAGGTCGTCAGCAGGAGGACACTGTCAGTGAAATATCAGATTATTCAACCAAATTTATCACAGGAATAGTGAAGAATGATTTACTGGCCCTCAATTAATCATGAACAGAGAACTGTGGTAAGCACAAAATTAAATGGTTTATTGTATGGATGAAAACTAAATGATACTGTATTCAGTTATACGAtaattaaatacaaatatttcTAACAATACTTAGACGCAAATACCAACACTTACCTCCACACCTCACTGAAGCATGAACGTTAGGACAAGGAACATATGAATAGATAGCAAACAGGAGACAGATGCAGTGTTTACAGTCGAGCAGAGGTTGTTAAACTTCCCTGGGACAAGCAAGTTAGAGAAGCCATGGGAGCACCACCATGCAGTTAGCTACATTAGAAACCCACACCAGTTCCATCCGCATCCCAGAGACAAAACCCACACACCAACCCTAATATACTTCTACAAAAACCATGTTGGTAGATACAAAACCCAGTGCATCGCAACCTGTTGCCCTTGAGGAACAGAGTATAGTGGTATGGTATCCCAGTGCTGTAAAAAGGGGTTGTTAGAAAACCTATCATGGTTTGGGGAGGTGGTGTGCAGACAGAGACTCATTCTCAGACATGCAGCAACAGAGCTTCATTATGGAGCTTCACCTTGGCACTCCTCCGACCTCGTCCAGCCTTAGTGTTCTGTGGAGGGAGGTTTATCACTACCGAACTGTCCTTGCCATGACCCATGGGTGTGTTTTCTTTTGGATCGAACAGCACACCGTTACTGAGGGGCGGGATTTCCCCAGATATGTCGAGAAAGGGGTTCTGTGGAGAGGCCACAGGTCCCAAACCGTTCTGGATTAGAACAGGGACCCTGCACTCTGACACAACGCCACCGAGTGGCCACTGGCAATTACTGAGAGCCAGGATCATGTTCTTATTGGACAACCCGTTCAACTGCTGACCGGAGTGGTCAGAGTCTCCATTAAGACCATTGCCGTTCATGACTGGCCTGCCCAAGATGTGAACAGAGCTCTCCTGGCTGTGATTGGTGGAGGGTGCTGAGATCTGAGAATTGGGGGGTGCTGATTGGGCAAGGGGGTCGTCGCTGAAAGGGTCAGAGTCTGGGGTTGGAAAGAAGCCAAACGCGGAGGAGAAGGGGTTCTCTGTTTGGGGGGTGCCCCAAAGGTTAGAGGCGTAGGAAGTGAAGGGATTTCCTTTTATACAGTTTTGATTGCTGTCAACCTCAGTGGACAGATCCAGCAATAGAATATCATTAGTCTCCTGGTTATCAAGAGGAGAAAGAGATAAAAATCAGTTGTGCTGAAAAAGAGAAGCAACTGTTAACATAGCTAAATTAATCACATAATGACATGACCGTTAATGATTGTTGAAGCAACAGTATTGACGACAGACCAATAAACTTATCAACAGGAATCAGAAACTCAACTCTAAGAATGTGCTTTGTGATGGCAGTAGGCTAGCTTGTGTCCGTTTGATGATTTAACCATATATCCAGGATTTTACCTTTGTAATCCATCAAACGACTTCAAGACAATCATCCAGATTACACACCTTcacagagttgagtttgagagcCCTGTATGACATGTGGGATGATATGATTGGTGGAAAATGAGGGTGAAGTTATGCAGTAGAGCCTGAGACACTGCCGCAATGCAGAACAAAACAGACATCTTTGACAACTGGCAAGCCTGCGCTAGCGAGAACCTGAGAGAAACTTTACCAGAGATGGAGTTGTCAAAGCCACCTGATTATAAAGATCCCTGTTAGTAATAAGAAGAACGGGCAAAAAGCCGCCGATCTTCAAAAATAAAATAGAAGCAAAGTTGTTGGCCGTACCGTCCTAAAATATAATGACAAATGTTTGAGCATCTAACCGCCAACCACTGCATTATTAGACCCATTTCTAGAGTGTTTGTGTTATGAACATTTCCCCAGTGCCATCATTGTTTCCTTATGAACACAGATTGAAATGTTCCCAGAAACGAGGGGTTCTATATTGTGTGTCCGCACATCCAGTGAGCCTCACCCTACAGCAACAGGCCAACTTACTGTAGGAGAATGGATGTCTGGGGGTGTGGACATGTCTCCAAACAGATCCAGCTGTTGCACCTCctgaacaaacacacaaatatctAGTATCAGCTTCATAAAGACATTTTGCCTTAGGCCTGCCGAGTGGCGTAGAGGTCTACATATCATAAAGatacagagccttcggaaagtatcAAGACCCCTTGATATGttccactttgttacgttacagcctttataCAAATTGCACCCCCCCCTCAGATCTCAAATCAAAGtctcaccttacagtgaaatgcttagacTAACCAATAGTGCAGAGAAAATAATAAGTATGcatgtgtgtaggtaagtaaagaaataaaacagtaaaaaaatgacatttgaaaataagagtagcaaggctctatacagacaccgttagtcaggctgattgaggtagtatgtacaagtgactatgcatatatgaacagagagtagcattaGCGTAAAAAGCAatcacactataccccataatgacaatgcaagaACAGCTTAAAAATGTTCACGAATTTATACAAATAAAACActgaaaatatattaaaaaaatataaaataatcgcatttacataagtatttcagACCCTtcacacagtactttgttgaatcaccttcggcagcgattaccgcattgagtcttcttgggtatgacgctacaagcttggcacacctgtatttggagagtttctcccattcttctctgcagattctctcaggCTCTGCcgggttggatgggaagcgtcgctgCTCAagtattttcaggtttctccagagacgttcgattgggttcaaatccaggctacgGCTCGGCCACTCAaggccattcagagacttgtcctgaagccactcctgcgttgtcttggctgtgtgcttagggtcgttgtcctgttggaaggtgaaccgtcgttccaatcggaggtcctgagcaggttttcatcaaggatctgcaCTTCGCTCTTTTAATCtttgcctcgattctgactagtccccgcctctgaaaaacatgcccacatcataatgctgccaccactgtgattcaccgtagggatggtgcctggttcctccagacatgacgcttgacattcaggccaaagagttcaatctttgtttcatcagaccacaatcttgtttctcatcttgtccttctggaaggttctcccatctccatagaggaactctagagctcggtcagtgaccattaggttctttgtcacctctctgaccaaggcccttctacctcgattgcccagtttggccgggcggctagctctaggcagagtcttggtggttccaaacatcttccttTTAacattgatggaggccactgtgttcttggggaccataaacgctgcagacattttttgggtacccttccccagatctgtgccttaacAATCctattccttcgacttcatggcttggtttttgctctgacatgcacggtcaactatgggaccttatatagacatgtgtgcattttccaaattatgtccaatcaattgaatttaccacaggtggattccaatgaagttgtagaaacatctgaaggatgatcaacggaaacaggatgcacccaagctcaatttccagtctcatagcaaagggtctgaaaactcgtgttttttttaaaatttgtaatatatttgcaaacattcctaaaaacctatttttactctgtcattatggggtattgtgtgtagattgctgaggatttttatatatacatttaaaaataaaatacattttagaataaggctgtaatgtaacaaaatgtggaaaaagtcaaggtttcTGAacactttttgaaggcactgtatatccagtATCAAGATATATCCAGTGCCATCATAAAGAAAGATGTAACAAAATACTATTGATCAAAACACCACATAATGTCTACTAGTAGACAGGTGGTCCTGGAGAATGCTCTTTTGCATCCACTTGGCACTCTTTTGCATGTATGATTCCATGATCTGAAACACTTACTTTGGCAGTGCCTGCCTGGCCATCGATACTGAGCAAGGCGTTGCCACCATTCTATAATTGAGAAACAGCGATTAAGTGTCAAGTATGCACTACTACAGCCTACATCTCAGATCAAGCTTATATTAAAATCAACATATACAGGCAATTAAAAAAGCTAAGGAAAACTAACCACAAATAGGTGCTAAGTGGCATGACAAATACAGGCGCTTACCTCAACTGTTGCATTATTGCGCTGATCCTGaacagatggaggaagaggggaaaaCAAGGTGGTTCCATTGGCGTAATGTCATATGTAATCCATTTACTTATTGGCTGAGAAGTGATATTTTTGTGCCATAACGAGTCATCATTGCAATATAAAGAAAGCATGGTTTGTGGTGCAGGACTGTAATACAGCGCTAGGGGGCAGTGTCGACCTTAACTTCAGTCAGCAAACCCAAAAACAATACTTGAAATAAATAAAGGGGTCACGTTCAGTAGGGATAAAAACTGATTGAAGCAGGGAAGAAATATTCGCACATAGAACAGTGTTTTGTTGCAAAATGTTTATCTAcggtgtgtcctactgaacacaacccagatCCCACCATAGTAATTTACCTTCTGTGAGGCCTCAGACTCTTTCTTCATGTTGAAGATGACCTGGAACAGATCCTTCAAGTCAATGACCAGGGGCTCTGCCTATATGGAGAGATTAATGGAAAAACAGTCAATAGATATAATCAAAGACTTTCagtctgtgtccctgtgtgttaccTGCTGGCCAGTCTTTATGGCGAAAAATTGGTGCTGTCCCTCGGCCCCACACACGTAACCAAAGGCCCTGTTATCTGTTACGTCTCTGGCGATGAACGAGATCGTATTCACCATGTGTTCATGTTCTATTACCTGAGAGGGAGGAAATGAAAAAAAACAGCTTTAAAAATAGTCTACATGGCATCTACTCCTGACCGAGATCATGTCCGGTGTTCATATTATTCTGAAAATGTGCTCCCTCTATGTCTACAATAGATCATTCCATTTGTAGGTTGGTACTCCCCAGccactgagacatggtttagaaaGCCATAGAAGAATTGTTCTCACCCCCGTTTTCTCATCAATGATCTTGATGCCCGACATGGATATGTTGACCCAGATCCTCTGCTTGTGTTTGCCCTGTGACCGAGAGGCTATTGCCAAGCCCTGCAAAGAAACAATGACCGCCATGCGCAGAACAGAGTTACATAAACGCCACACAACAAAAAATACATACTAACACAGACCATGGAGGTTTTACAATGTCTCGCAAAGAAcggcaccgattggtagatgggtaaaaataagtaaaacattaaaaaagcctattgagcatggtgatgttaATTACACaaggatggtgtatcaatacacccagtcacaacaaagatacagtGCAATCAGCaagttcagaccccttccctttgttatgttacagccttattctaaaatggatgaaatttaaaaaataactccTCGTcagcacacaataccccataacaaagCAAAAATATATGCATTCTATAAAAGAAtaccttaagtattcagaccctttgctatgagactcgaaattaagctcaggtgcatccggtttccattgatgatccttcagatgtttctacaacttgaggttaacctgtggtaaattcaattcattggacatgatttggaaaggcacacacctgtctatgtaaggtcccacagttgaccatgcatgtcagagcaataacaagccaaggaattgtctgtagagctccgagacaagattgtgtggaggcacagatctggggaagggtaccaaaaaatttctgcagcattgaagatgcCCAAGAatagtggcctccattcttaaatggaagaagtttggaatcaccaagactcttcctagagctggccacccggccaaatttagcaatcgggagagaagtgCCTTGGTTCAgatctctgtggagatgggagaactttccagaaggacaaccgtcgCTGCAGCactccaatcaggccttttaaggtagagtggacagatggaagccactcctcagtataaggatcatgacagcctgcttggagtttgccaaaaggcacctaaaggactcgcagaccatgagaaacaagattctctggtctgatgaacccaaGATGGAaccttttggcctgaatgccaagcgtcacatctggaggaaatctggcaccatccctacgatgaaccatggtggcaggatcatgctgtagggatgtttttcagcagcagggactgggagactagtcaggatcgagagaaatattaacagagcaaagtacagagagatccttgatgaaaccctgctccagaacactcagTACCGCGAAGGGGAACCGTCGCCCCagtctaacaggacaacgacccgaagcacacagcctagacaatgcaggagtgacttcgggacaagtctctgaatgttcttgagtggcccagccatagcacatctctggaaagacctgaaaatagctgtgcagcagcgGTCCCAGCCATCCTGatagaacttgagaggatctgcagagaatgaggagtttctcccatacaggtgtaccaagcttgtagcatcatacccaagaagactcgaggctgtaactGCTGCCAAAGTGCTTCACAGTattgagtaaaggatctgaatacttatacgtaaatgtaatttctaaacccgtttttgctttgtcattattctgtagattgatgagcgaaaacgatttaatcaattttagaataaggctgtaatgtaacaaaatgtggaaaagttcaaagggtctgaatactttccaaatgcactgtacaggaGTCTTTCTTTACtccgttgccggagaggaaggaaaccactccgGGATTTCACCGTGAAGATAATGGTGACCTTAAAACAGTtcgagtttaatggttgtgataggagaaaactgagaatggcatcaacattgtagttaatccaaaatactaacctaaataacagagtgaaaaggaagtcTGTACAAAATGAGAATATTCCAGTAATGCTGCAAAAAATGTCAAAGCAATTAAGAGTTaattgtgttgtattggatttgccccaagcagaatggggaaaaactccccaaatacaggtggcaAGCTTTTacagtcatacccaagaagattacTCAGTACCACCCTCCATATTTGTAAGCATATGAGTGGCTgtgtcatgttatgggtatgcctgTAATTGTAAAAGGACAGAGtttcaggatttaaaaaaaacaatggagctaagcacaagcaaaatcctagaggaaaacatggttcagtctacactcgagttgcttaccaagaacaccgtgaatgttcctgagtagccgagttacagttttgacttaacaTTTTGAACAGCATAAtggggcaaatgttgcacaatccaggtgtggaaagcttagacttacccagaggattcacagctgtaattgctgcaaaaggtgattctaacatgtattgactccagggtgtgaatacttatgcacaTGAAATATTTCTATTTAATTTAAGAATTCCTAAAACATGTTctcactttgtcattacgggtAGTATTTAGGTAAGTGAGGATTgcaagtttattaggtacactacCCCTTTCACGAAAACGGTTTGCTCCTACAGGCAGTCACAACCTTGGCTTGCTATATTAGCACTGTTGGATTGAACGTTCGAATGGGAAAATGTGTGACAAAAGCGACTGAGCGTGgcatgatcgtcggtgccaggcgtACCAGTTCCAGTATCTAAGAAACGGCCAGCCTTTTGGGCTTTTCACACActacagtgtctagggtttatggAGAATGaagcgacaaacaaaaaacatcctgtCAGTGGCAATCCTGTGgctgaaaacagctcgttgatgaggtCGAAGGAGACTGGCAAGAATCATGAAAGCTAACAGGGGCGCCCACAAACTCAGCTtggtacaacagtggtgtgcagaagggcatctcggaacacacaactcatcgatccttgtcacggactggctattgcagcagaagatcacaccgggttccactcctattaGCTAAAAACAAGCGGCTCCAATGGCCAagcaatcaaatcaaaatttatttatatagcccttcgtacatcagctgatatctcaaagtgctgtacagaaacccagcctaaaaccccaaacagcaagcaatgcaggtgtagaagcacggtggctaggaaaaactccctagaaaggccaatacctaggaagaaacctagagaggaaccaggctatgtggggtggccagtcctcttctggctgtgccgggtggagattataatcaACAACACTGGACAATTTAAGAGTGGAAAAACATAACTTGGTCAGATGAATCCAGATTCCTGTTGAGTCATGCcaatggcagagtcaggatttggcataagcAGCCCTGgctccatcctgcctggtgtcaacggtacaggcagGTGGTGTTGGAATGGTGAGGGGAATGTTTCTGGCACATGTTAGGTCCCGGTGATATAGTTTCCATCCCCCAAAGAATTCAGACTGTTCTGGAGATGAAGTGGTCCGACCTGgcactagatgggtgtacctaataaactgaccaCTGAGTGTAGATGCGTAACAGTAAGTGTACTGTAGCGGTTGCATCATGATGTCGTACCTTGAGTTTCATCATGGAGTCCTGGCTCATCTTATCCCCTCGGGCCTCTGGGACATCATCGATGCCAATCAGCTTGGCCCTGTACCTCACACCATCACCCTGGAACCGGGACAGCAGGTACTCATCAGTCTTCTCTGGAGCTGGACAGAGGTATGAGAGAAGGATATCAAACTGATTGATTTTCACTTCCTATCCGGTTGAGCATGCCCtcttattctactgtatttattttatgacATAGCCTCAAACGTCACACCACAAGAAGCATAGATATCAAAATATGCAGAGTCAAAATAGGTCAAGTCGGAGGTCACAGAAAAAGGCTGTTCAGCCCTTATCACCAAATCCCTCAcatgtggggagagagggagtggctcTTATATACAATacctttcttcttctctttcttgaaGGGGGTCTTGGCTGGTGCTGTGGAAGGGGTGGTGGGGATGCTTGTCGTGGGGGAGGGAGTGCTGGAGGGGTCGGCTGGGACGACAGGTGTATTGCTTGCCACTTCCGTAGACATGGTGGGTTGGGGGGCCAGCCTTACAGGAGTtgggacaggcagacagaaaggGTAAACCTGATGAGGCGGCAGCTCCGGTCGCTCAGGCAGGGGGAGGGGTTAACTCAGCAAAGAGGTTCAGCACTCGTATATGCTCAGTTATATGCCTGAAGGAGGGTTGAGGGGAAGGAGTGTGACACATAATGCAATGACACACCGATGTTAAGCTTTCAGGAACATTTAaggtgaaatacaaaaaaaattctgGTGATAAAAGAATGATAACAGAAGACATTACAGCTCTAAACATTTTAAAGACCAACAGCTTTCGCTGGCTTGTGCTACCTGAATATGGTCCCTTACGGGTTTTGTGAGCATCATAAAAAGTAATATCACtttaatgatcaacaaccaagacTCATGACCCCAGTACCTTGTTCCTATAACCACACACAAGGAGCACACACCATTTTGACCCTTGTTGTAGCCTTGCTGTGAACCCTGTGCTTTATGTAGCGACAGCTAATCGCAGGTAATGGAACTGCCATTGAATTCAGTGGGCTCTTTAATTAATattgagtgtgtgagagaaacaCCTAGAGGACATCAAAAAGAGTTGTGCAACTGGccacacacacttcctgtttcGAACTGTGCATCCCGTCAGTCAGATTCCCACAGTCACAGGGGTCTTGTCCAGAACACCACCAGTCCAAGTCTGAGACGAGCATAGGCAAGAGGCTGGGTGTTTAAAAGCTGAATAAGCCACGACTCACGCTGGCAGAGCAAAGACTGGGAGCGACCAAAG
Proteins encoded in this region:
- the LOC109892389 gene encoding disabled homolog 2 isoform X1, producing the protein MSTEVASNTPVVPADPSSTPSPTTSIPTTPSTAPAKTPFKKEKKKAPEKTDEYLLSRFQGDGVRYRAKLIGIDDVPEARGDKMSQDSMMKLKGLAIASRSQGKHKQRIWVNISMSGIKIIDEKTGVIEHEHMVNTISFIARDVTDNRAFGYVCGAEGQHQFFAIKTGQQAEPLVIDLKDLFQVIFNMKKESEASQKDQRNNATVENGGNALLSIDGQAGTAKEVQQLDLFGDMSTPPDIHSPTETNDILLLDLSTEVDSNQNCIKGNPFTSYASNLWGTPQTENPFSSAFGFFPTPDSDPFSDDPLAQSAPPNSQISAPSTNHSQESSVHILGRPVMNGNGLNGDSDHSGQQLNGLSNKNMILALSNCQWPLGGVVSECRVPVLIQNGLGPVASPQNPFLDISGEIPPLSNGVLFDPKENTPMGHGKDSSVVINLPPQNTKAGRGRRSAKCPPADDLFGADMFAAPSQPDSSSASNGLFSPTTSSIAALGALQLGPPSVTIPRTAPSPWGAPASSMFTMPGGVTLPNPQPTFPQPSAFSALPIPPAPWGQQMPSPYGAPPVSQAWGQPAPAGPMGAPGWGQPPMANLFQPEPYTMMGGPPQGMLQGPPRPPPRPPVKEAPAKVEPSAFTALDPLGGEKEKKSGKDMFKDFQIAKPPAIPARKGEQIPGSAAPSTNGDGVFAQYFSSKVGVPQEIADYDDFEIQSRISIIANDPPKPAPLHSVPMISLAVVPGPGLLDAFAPTPATFLAPAAAGLNQNLFDDVFGSATPNAFGAPLLATTTGGSDPFGDPFA
- the LOC109892389 gene encoding disabled homolog 2 isoform X2 is translated as MSTEVASNTPVVPADPSSTPSPTTSIPTTPSTAPAKTPFKKEKKKAPEKTDEYLLSRFQGDGVRYRAKLIGIDDVPEARGDKMSQDSMMKLKGLAIASRSQGKHKQRIWVNISMSGIKIIDEKTGVIEHEHMVNTISFIARDVTDNRAFGYVCGAEGQHQFFAIKTGQQAEPLVIDLKDLFQVIFNMKKESEASQKDQRNNATVENGGNALLSIDGQAGTAKEVQQLDLFGDMSTPPDIHSPTCPPADDLFGADMFAAPSQPDSSSASNGLFSPTTSSIAALGALQLGPPSVTIPRTAPSPWGAPASSMFTMPGGVTLPNPQPTFPQPSAFSALPIPPAPWGQQMPSPYGAPPVSQAWGQPAPAGPMGAPGWGQPPMANLFQPEPYTMMGGPPQGMLQGPPRPPPRPPVKEAPAKVEPSAFTALDPLGGEKEKKSGKDMFKDFQIAKPPAIPARKGEQIPGSAAPSTNGDGVFAQYFSSKVGVPQEIADYDDFEIQSRISIIANDPPKPAPLHSVPMISLAVVPGPGLLDAFAPTPATFLAPAAAGLNQNLFDDVFGSATPNAFGAPLLATTTGGSDPFGDPFA